The Desulfobulbus propionicus DSM 2032 DNA segment GCGGGCCTGGCAATCGAGGGCACCCCGCCCCTGGTTGCTCCAGCGGGCGATTCCCAGGTAATGGCCGATGCGGCCTCGGCCCTGATCAATCTCGGCTATCCGCAGGCCATCGCGTGGCAGGCGTTGCGAAACGTCGAGCAGCAGTTGCCGCCGGGAACGGATGCGCCCCGCGTGGAGGAACTGATTCGCCAGGCCCTGCGCTCGCTTGCCGGAAAATAACGGGGAAGCGATGGATCGGTTTGAGGAGAGGGCATGAAGCGTGAGGAGCACCTGACCGGCAAGCGATTAGTCGCCGGCGGCGAACATCCGGAGGATCTGGGCATCGGAACGGAAATTCGGCCGCGGCGATTGGAGGAATACATCGGCCAGGATCAGGTCAAGCAGAGCCTGCGGGTGTTCATCCAGGCTGCCCTGCAGCGGGGCGAACCCCTGGATCATGTTCTCTTCCACGGCTTTCCCGGACTCGGCAAAACCACTCTGGCCTACATCATCGCCAACGAGATGGGGGCGGGCATCAAGGTGACCTCCGGGCCGGTGATCGAGCGACCCGGCGACCTGGCCGCCATCCTCACCAGCCTGCAAGCCGGCGATGTCCTGTTCATCGATGAAATTCATCGTCTCAACCATGTGGTCGAGGAGATCCTCTATCCGGCCATGGAGGATTTTCAGCTTGACCTGGTGATCGGCCAGGGGCCGGGGGCACGGTCAGTGAAAATGGACCTGCCGCGTTTCACCCTGGTCGGCGCCACCACCCGCACCGGCCTGCTCACCCCGCCTCTGCGGGATCGCTTCGGTGTTGTGCTCCGACTGGAGTACTACAGCCCGGAGCAACTGGTGACCATCATTCAGCGCACGGCCCGCCTGTTCAGGATCGAAATCGACGAGGACGGCGCGATGGAACTGGGGCGCCGCTCGCGGGGCACGCCGCGGATCGCCAATCGGTTGCTCCGTCGGGTCCGCGATTTTTCCGAGGTGGGGGGGCACCGGGTCGTGACTCGGGAGGTGGCCGACGCGGCCCTGACCATGCTCAATGTCGATCCGCTCGGCCTGGACGAGATGGATCGACGAATCCTCTTGACCCTGATCGAGAAATTCCAGGGCGGCCCCATTGGTCTGGAAACCCTGTCCACCGCCGTCTGCGAGGAAAAAACCACGCTTGAGGATGTCTACGAGCCGTTTCTCATTCAATCCGGTTTCCTTGTCCGCACCCCCCGGGGGCGAATGGCCACCGCCGCCGCCTACGAGCATTTCCGGCTGCCCCTCGCGCCGCCGGCCACACCGCAGCCAAACCTGTTTGATCTTTCGTTGAAAAAATCCTGACCATTCTCCGGTCGCCGTTCTTTTTTTCCTCCGTTTTCCTCCTTGCTGTCCGGTCCGCGCGGTGCGCAGCGTCGCTCGCCGGCCTGACGGCGTCACCACGGGCAGGTTTTTTCCTCTCGAAAAAGGTCGTCGCTTAAAACGGTTAGTCGGCGGCGAACAAAAAACGACAGGCCCTTCCTTGATTTTTACCATCGAAACCTCTTTAATTTCCTTACACTGCTTTGCCGCCTGCCCAATTGGATGGCAGGGCTTGGTGGTGCGACCGTTTGCTGCTTTGTCCCCCCTGCCGAAGGGGTCCTGTGAACTCTTGTTGAGGCCAAACGCCATGCGACAGCATTTCCTCCGGTACGCATTTTTTGTTGCCCTGTTCCTCGCGCTTGCTTTCGGGCAAGGTTCTGGTGCGGCGGAACAGCCCTCTGGCTCTCGGCCGCCAGCCAACGATGTTCTCCTGCCCATGCCGGGCGGCCGGACCATGGCCTTTAGGCCGGTCTGCATCGGGGAAGGAGGGGGATCCTACGCCTGGAAGCGGTTTCGTGTCGGCGATCCCGCAGGCGGCTACAAGGAATCGCCAACCGGAGTGGCGATCGGCGGAGCCTTCAAGGTCGGTTCATCGGCGTCGGAAGATTGGTGTTACTTCATCGGCAAGCATGAAGTGACCGAGGATCAGGTGTTTGCCGTGCTTCAGACGCCCAAGGAATTTGAAAACAGTCAACTGCCGGTACGGAATCTGTCCTGGTTCGAGGCCTCGGACTTCATCAGGAAATACAATGAGTGGTTGAATGGCAATGCGCAAAAGGACCTGCCGATCCATGGCGGAGTTCCCGGCTTCCTGCGCCTGCCGACCGAATTTGAGTGGGAGTTTGCCGCCCGTGGCGGCAGCGAGGTGGACGCCGCCGGATTCGATCGAAAAATGCCTTACCCTCCCGAGCGGCTGGCTGAATACGAATGGTTCGCCGGGCCCTCCTCGTCCCATAACAAGGTGCAAAAGGTGGGCCTGCTCAAGCCCAATGTCCTGGGGATCCACGACATGCTTGGCAATGTGGCCGAGATGACCGGCACCCTCTACCAGATCGAGTATTATCAAGGACGCAACGGTGGATATGTCGCCAAGGGCGGGCATTTTCTCACCGATGCCAATCAACTGCGTTCCTCGATGCGCACGGAGCAGGAATTTTACGCCCAGGATGCAAAAAACAAGACGGTTGTCCCGGCCAAGAAGGAAACCCTCGGGTTTCGCCCGGTGCTGGCCTCGCTGGTCTTTCCCAACCGGCAAGTCAGCTCACAGATGAGCGAGGATTGGGAGATCTACCGTCAGGGGGCGGCGCAAACGCTGCCGGCGGCGACCTCCACCAGTTCAACCAGCGCCAAGGCGCAGGTTTCGGGGACCGATGCCGGCGCGCATCTGCAACGACTCAAGAAGGCCTTGGCCGATGCGGGCACCATGAGCGCTTCAGTCCAACAAGAGCTCGACCTGCTGGCCGCTTCCCTGAACGACATCCAGTTCACCATCAAGCAGGCGGAGCAGGACTCGGCCTACTCCTGGGTCAAGATCGGCGGCGAACAGGCCTTTTTCATCTCCAAGGAAGCGAGGAAATTGCCGATTCTGGAAAATCTGCTCCAATCCGCCCAGAGTGCGCAGCGGACCGAAGTCGTCGACAAATACAGGGAGCGCGAGATGGAGATCCGGCAGAATATCGACCAGGCCATGTCCTCCTATACCGAGTCGATTCGCCAGCTTGGCACGGTTTCCGAAACCGCGGTCAACGACGGGTTTGATCGCTATGTCCAGTTTTTGAAAAAGCACAACGCCGAACAGCAGATCAACCTGTTGGCAACGGTGCGTCGGCATGCCGGCGAATATCTCAAGGTCAAGCGGACCGACGATGAAACATGGAAAAAACAGTTGTTTGAATGGGCAAAGGAGAAGCGCTGACCGGTTCGTTCAGGGATTGCGCGTTGAAGCCACACAGACGGCGGAGAAAAAGGAGAGCGTATGAACAGGAAGGTATTGCTTGGCATGGTGCTGTGCACATCACTGGTGATCAACGGATGCGCCAACATCAAGGATGACGGGACCCGGACCAGGGTCGAGGGGACCGGGACCGGAGCGGCCATCGGCGCGGTGGCCGGAGGTGTGCTGGGACAACTCATCGGCGGAGATACCAAGGCCACCCTGCTGGGTGCGGCCATTGGCGCGGCCGTCGGCGGGGTGGGCGGGTATGCCTACGGAGATCATGTCGCTGGGCAAAAGGAGAAGTACGCCAAGGAAGAAGAGTGGCTGGAGGCATGCATCGCCCAAGCCAAGCAAAAGAACCAGGAGCTTGTCGCCTATAATCAGGATTTGTCCCGGCAGATAGCCACCCTGCAGGCAGAGACGGCCTCGCTGAGGAAAAAGGTCAAGGACAAGACCGCCCGAACCGCCAAGCTCAAGGAGAACAAGAAGACCGCCGACAACCTGCTCGCCGCGGCGAACAAGGAGCTGGCCTCGGCCAAGACCGAGCTTGAAGCGCAGAATTCGGTGACAGCGGAAGCTAAAAAAAGCGGCCAGAACGATTATGCGGTGACGTTGGACAGCGAGATCGAAACCCTGAAGGGCAATATCAAGGAATTGGAACATCGAACCGAAGAGCTGGCCTCCATGTCCGCCAGCATGTCGGTGTAATCCGAGGAGGGATGATATGGGAGCAATCCAAACAATGGTGCGCGCGCTGTGCATCGGCGCGCTGTTGACCGGGTGTGCGGGGCAGACGACCGATCCCCGTCAGGGCGGCCTGTTCAGTTACAATCCCGATGCCTATGAACAGCGGCTGCGCGACAGACGGGATCAGCTGACCCAGGTGGAACAGGCCAATCAATCGGAGGAGGCCCGAACCTCGGGACTGCGGGCGGAGCAGTCAGCGCAGCTGGAGGAGAAGGCGGCGCTCGAGCGGCAGCTGAAAAAGCTCTCCTCGTCCATCGCTTCGCTGGAAAAGGATGTCAAGAAAAAACGGGCCGCTACCGCCACCCAGCAAAAGGAGCGGCAACGGATTTTGCATGAACTTCAGACACTCCAATCTTCCGCCAGAACTGCCGACGACATGGAAGATCCCGAAGAAAAACGGCTGGAGTTGGAGCGGTTGAAGGCCAAGCGCGACCAACTGGAAAAAGAGGCGTCCAACCTGATGAAACTGTAGACGGCTCGGCGCGTGCACCTCCTGCACCTGAGAACGCCCCGTCCCCCCGGAGACGGGCAAGACGGCGACGGTTCCTGGAAAAAGAGAACGCGCTTGCCGGTGGATGGTGGACGTGAACACCGCGTGCCCCCGGGGTTCCTCGCGGTTGTTTTCTGTTTTTGGGGATTGGTGATCGGTTGCGGCGCGCGTCCAATCCTGGCGGCACAAGGGGGAATGCCAGAGGAAGTGAGCGTTCTCGCCTCGGCCATGGAAGCAATTCGAACCCACGGCCTGAATGCGCCGCAGTCGACCCGAAAAATGGTTGACGATATTCTGCGGGCCTATGCCCACAGCGTCGACGACTATTCCGATTATCTGACGGCAACGGAATATGCCGCCTACCTGCAATCAACCAGTTCCGATTATTTCGGCGTGCAGATGGACCTGCAGAAACGGCGCGACACCCTGCTGCTTTTTCCCTTCAGGGGCGGTCTCGCCGAGAAGAGCGGCATTGCGGCGGGTGATGAACTGATCGCGGTCGATGGCGTGCCGGTCTACGGCAAATCTGTGTATGTGGTGGGTGCTTTGATTCGCGGCACGGAAGGGGAAACGGTGCAGCTGACCCTGCGAACCGGCCGGGCCCTTGCCCGAACCGTCACCCTCAGGCGCCAGCGGACCAGGTACCAGTCCGTTTCCTGGACGGCGTTGAATCAAGCCAACAGCATCCAGATAACCCGTTTCACCAAGGACACGGAAACCCAGTTGCGCACGCTTCTGGCTCAGATGCCGGACGACGGCACGCCCCTGCTTATCGATGTGCGCGGCAATCAGGGCGGCAGCCTGATCAGCGCCCGCCAGTGCGCCGATCTCTTCGTGGAGCCGGGCACGGTGCTGTTTCGACTTCGCGATCGGGAGGGCACCAGGGCCATCCTTGCCGAACAGCCAAAGCAGACAGCGGCGCGGCTGATCCTGATTCAGGACGGCGGCACGGCGAGCGCGGCCGAGGCCTTTATGGCTGCTCTGCGAAGCGGCGCTGGCGCGCTCACGGTGGGCTCGACCTCCTACGGCAAGGGGCTTGCCCAACGTTTCCTGCCCCTGTCCGACGGTTCGGCCCTGCTGCTCACCTATGCCGAAATGCTCACGGCGGACAACCGGGCTTTCCATGAACGCGGTCTGGTGCCGGACATCGACCTGCCCCGAGAGCTGGCCGTCCGCGATTTCACCCAGGAAAGGGCTGTATCCGCTTTGCTCGATTTCATCACGACCAACCAGGACTAAGGAGGAGAACCGCATGAGGTTGCACACATTGGCCATGGCGCTTGGGCTGTTCCTGCTGGGAACATTGACGAATCCGCACGCTGTTTTTTCCGAAACCGGCAGCGCCGACGGCAAGCGCACCCCCTTGAAGATCGAAGGCAAGGAATCCCTTCCCCTGCGCGTACTGTCGCGGGCCTTTTCTCGGGTCTACAAGGCGCCCGATGGCAACAGCGGCACGGTCGAGGAGAATGTTCCGGCATTTCAGTCCTATTTCGTCTACGCCAAACAGGGCAATGACCACGATGCCCGTGTCTGGTACGAAGTCGGCCCCGACAACCGGGGCACGGTGACCGGCTGGATGTCCTCGGATGATGTTTTTGAGTGGAAACAGACCATGTGTCTCTCCTATACCCATCCTGAAGGCCGCTACCCGGTCCTCATGTTCGATAAAAAGGAAGAACTGGAGAAGCTGAGCGCCCTGTCCAAGGAGAAGCGCACCGAGGCGGTGGAAAAATATTATATCGACATTGCCATGGGCGATTTGGCCCCGGATTTTCCCGTGGTCACCATTGAGCCGAAAAAGGCCGTCGACATCACCAAGGAGTTCTACCTGCTGCCGATTCTTGAATTCGGCGAGCTTCAGCTGGAAAACCGCGAGGCGCGCATTCTCAAGCTGGCGGCCGTGACCGGAGAAGGCGCCGCAGCCCGGGAAAGCTCGGATATCCGGACGAACAAGGATTATCTCCAGGAAGCGGTTCAGGACAGTACGACCATCAGCCCCGCAACCCTGGACAAGTTGGCCATTGACATCGTCTGGGTCATGGACACCACCAATTCGATGATGCCCTACATCACCCAGACCCTGAAGGTGGTCGAGGAGGCTTCCAAACACATCTCCGCCAATAGCCAGCTTGCCCAGGCGGTCAAGTTCGGTGTCTGGGGCTATCGCGATTCCACCTCCATCCCCGACATCGGCTACAACGTCAAGAATTACACGCCGCAGCTGCAAAGCATCGATCAGTTCGTCAGCACGCTGAAGACCGTGGATGTCAGCACGGCGGGATCGCAAGGATATGCCGAGGATGTGTTTTCCGGAGTGAACGGCGCGGTGGACGAGACCGCCTGGACGCCGAACGCCATCCGGTTCGTCATCCTGGTTGGCGACGCCCCGGCCCATGAAGCGGGCCACAAATGGAATGCCTCCGGACAAAATCAAGCAACCCTGCGCTCCCTGGCCAACGATCGCAACATTACCCTCTACGCCATCCACATCAAAGATCCCCAGGCGGAACAATATCACGCGACCGCCGCCGAGCAGTTCCAGGTGTTGAGCACCAATAGGGGCGCGGAGGGCGGACCGGCCTACTACAGTACGTCATCAGCGGATTTGCTCGGTTTTGAGCACGTGACCAAGAGCGTGACCGATTCGATCATCGGGTTTCTTGAAAAGGTCGACCAGGAGAAGAACAAGGCCCTGACCGCTGCCGTCGACAAGGGGGGGGCAAAAGCCGCGGCCAGCACCAAAGGATCGGATTTTGACGTCACCCTGTCTGAAGGCGAGACGGGCAAGCACGGGGGGGACGCCCCGCCTTCGGCCAAGACCGCAACGGCCTCGGCGCCGGAAAAGAGCGTCAACTTGGATCTGTTCGAGGAAGGGCAGGCTGCCCCCTCATCCAAGGAGCCGGCCGCGCAACCCACCCCCCAGTCGCTGGCCAACGCGGCCCTGAAGGCGGCCTTTGTCCAGTGGATCGGATCCCAGGCAGGGGCACAGGCCCCACGCGATGTTGTCGCCTGGGTCACCGACAAGGACCTGCTCACCACCGATATCCAATCCCTGGAAGTGCGGCTCTTGATCAACAAACGGCAGCTCGATAGCCTGCGGGAAACCCTGAAAACGATCCTGGCCGCCGGGCGCAAGGGCCAGATCAGCGGCGAGGATTTCTTTTCCTCCCTGCAGGCCGCAGCCGCCACTACGGCCCGCGACCCGGAGATGATCAAGCGGGCCTCATCCCTGTCGCAGAGCGGTCTGATCCCGGAATTCCTCTCCGGCCTGCCCTACAAGAGCCGCATCATGGACATGAACAACGAGCTCTGGAGCAGCTGGTCGGTGGACGAGCAGGATATGTTCCTCGCCGATCTGGAAGCGCGGATCATGGCCTATGAAACCATCCATGACGGACCGGAAGGCTGGGTACGGCTCAACAAGAGCGATGATCCCAGCGAGTACGTCTATCCGATCAGCCTGGAACTGCTGCCCTGACCCAATGGGGGACATCGTCTACACGCTCCGCGAAGTGGAAAAGGTCCGCAGCAAGGGCGGCGTGACCTTCACCCTGCGCATTCCGCACCTGGAGATTCGCCGGGGTGAGTTCTGTTCGGTGGTTGGCGCCTCGGGATGCGGCAAATCGACCCTGTTGGACATGCTGGCCCTGGTGCTCGAACCGACCAGGGCCGGCCATTTCAGCCTGCGGATGGTGCGCGGCGGCAAGGTCGAGGAATGTGCCGTTCTCGGCTTGGCCGAGAATCGGGCCGCGCGCATCCGGCGGTCGACAATCGGTTACGTCCTTCAGAGCGGCGGCCTGCTCTCTTTTCTCAGCGTGCGCGAAAACATCCTGCTCACCGCCCAGATCAGCGGCATCAAGGTCACCCAGGCAGAGTTCATTGCCCTCATTGACGTCCTGGGTCTTGGAGATCAGCTTGACAAGAAGCCGCAGTATCTTTCCGGTGGGCAACGTCAGCGGGTGGCTGTGGCCAGGGCACTGATCCACCGGCCGATGATCATTCTCGCCGATGAGCCGACAGCCGCGGTCGATTATCCGACCGCGCTCGATATCCGCGATGAATTGCACGGCTTGGCGCGGCAAATGGGAACAGCGGTCATCATGGTAACCCATGATCGCAGCCTGGTCGCGGACATCGCCGACAGCCGGGTGCGTTTTGCGGTGACGCGTATCGGTCGTACCGAAACCCTGTCCACCGCGCTGATCGGCGCAGAAACGGCCGAGGCGGAAAACCTTGTGGGGGGGGCCGCGTGATTCTGCGGCTGGCCTTCAGGGACATCGTCCACGATCGGCTGCTGAGCGCCTGCCTGGTGTTGGCCATCGCGTCGATCATCGCGCCATTGCTGATCCTCTTCGGGTTGCAGTTCGGAACCATCGAGACGCTGCGCAATCGACTGGTTGAAGATCCAAAGAATCGGGAGATCAGGCCGCTGACCACTCAATCCTTCAGCCGGGAATGGTTTGCCCACCTGCGTGCGACCAGCCCCGAGGTCGCCTTTGTGGTGCCGATGACCCGGCAGATCGCTGCGTCGATCATCGCGACGAGCGCCAATGGCGAACGCCGGGAACCGTTGTCGCTGCTGGCCACCGCGCCCGGCGATCCGCTGCTGGTGGAGAACGGGGTGGCCGTGCCGGAGACCGGATCCTGCGTGCTCACCGAATCGGCGGCCCGCGCCCTCGAGGTGTCGGTCGGCGGACAACTGATCTTCAGTACCCAGCGAATCGTTCAGGGCCGATACGAACAGGGAGGTTTCGCGATCCGGGTGGCGGGCATTCTCGAGGAACGGGCCACCGGTCTGCGAGTGGCCTATGTTCCCCTGGAGGTTATCGAGGCGGTTGAGGATTACAAGGATGGTAGAGCCGTGCCCGCCTACGGGTGGCAGGGAGAGCTGCCGACCGCCTATCCGGTGTTTGACGGCGCGATGGTGCTGACTCCCGAACCCTTGAGCAAGCTGGAAGAAGTACTGCTGATCAACAACACCGGTTTTGCCCAGGTAAAGGCTCTCGGCACGGAAGAGGCGGCACGTGTCCTTGGGCACGCTTCCCGGCCGCACTGGTCCCTCTATACCCTTACGGTCAAACAGCGGTCGGCGACAGAGGCCAATCTCCAGGCGGTGAGCAACAAGCTGCGGGGCAAGGGGGCGATCGTTGTTCCGTGGATTGAGCCGCTTGAGGTCGTTCTTCACGGGACGGAATCGACCTCGCCGGTCTCGGTCCGACTTCAAGTGCGTGGCGATGAAAACTGGGCCGTGACCGGCGTGCCGGCAAAAGGGACGGAAGCCTCGGCACGGGGCGGCGAGCCACGCACCCTGATTGTTTCCCAGGACATTCCCCTTGCCGATGGACCCGCGACCTTGGTGGTGCGGACGCTGGATCGGGAACTGCGGCTGCCGGTGCTCCTCCGCAAGGGTGGAGGAGCACCGGCGGTGGCGGAAGCATCGGCAGTCTTTGCCGGGCAGCTCAACTTACTGCGCTGGAGAAATGTCCATTACGATGCGCAGGCGGATGCCCTGTTGCTTTCCCGACAGGGCTATGCGGGATTCCGCCTCTACGCGACGACCATCGATGCGGTGGCAACGGTTCAGCGGCGGCTGGAAAACGAAGGTATCGCCGTGCATACCGAACGGGAGCGGATAGGGGAGGTCCGCCGGCTCGACCAGTACACCACCCTGATTTTTTGGTTGATCGCTTCGGTGGGCGTTGTCGGCGGCATCTCCGCCCTGA contains these protein-coding regions:
- the ruvB gene encoding Holliday junction branch migration DNA helicase RuvB; this encodes MKREEHLTGKRLVAGGEHPEDLGIGTEIRPRRLEEYIGQDQVKQSLRVFIQAALQRGEPLDHVLFHGFPGLGKTTLAYIIANEMGAGIKVTSGPVIERPGDLAAILTSLQAGDVLFIDEIHRLNHVVEEILYPAMEDFQLDLVIGQGPGARSVKMDLPRFTLVGATTRTGLLTPPLRDRFGVVLRLEYYSPEQLVTIIQRTARLFRIEIDEDGAMELGRRSRGTPRIANRLLRRVRDFSEVGGHRVVTREVADAALTMLNVDPLGLDEMDRRILLTLIEKFQGGPIGLETLSTAVCEEKTTLEDVYEPFLIQSGFLVRTPRGRMATAAAYEHFRLPLAPPATPQPNLFDLSLKKS
- a CDS encoding formylglycine-generating enzyme family protein, whose amino-acid sequence is MFLALAFGQGSGAAEQPSGSRPPANDVLLPMPGGRTMAFRPVCIGEGGGSYAWKRFRVGDPAGGYKESPTGVAIGGAFKVGSSASEDWCYFIGKHEVTEDQVFAVLQTPKEFENSQLPVRNLSWFEASDFIRKYNEWLNGNAQKDLPIHGGVPGFLRLPTEFEWEFAARGGSEVDAAGFDRKMPYPPERLAEYEWFAGPSSSHNKVQKVGLLKPNVLGIHDMLGNVAEMTGTLYQIEYYQGRNGGYVAKGGHFLTDANQLRSSMRTEQEFYAQDAKNKTVVPAKKETLGFRPVLASLVFPNRQVSSQMSEDWEIYRQGAAQTLPAATSTSSTSAKAQVSGTDAGAHLQRLKKALADAGTMSASVQQELDLLAASLNDIQFTIKQAEQDSAYSWVKIGGEQAFFISKEARKLPILENLLQSAQSAQRTEVVDKYREREMEIRQNIDQAMSSYTESIRQLGTVSETAVNDGFDRYVQFLKKHNAEQQINLLATVRRHAGEYLKVKRTDDETWKKQLFEWAKEKR
- a CDS encoding glycine zipper 2TM domain-containing protein, with translation MNRKVLLGMVLCTSLVINGCANIKDDGTRTRVEGTGTGAAIGAVAGGVLGQLIGGDTKATLLGAAIGAAVGGVGGYAYGDHVAGQKEKYAKEEEWLEACIAQAKQKNQELVAYNQDLSRQIATLQAETASLRKKVKDKTARTAKLKENKKTADNLLAAANKELASAKTELEAQNSVTAEAKKSGQNDYAVTLDSEIETLKGNIKELEHRTEELASMSASMSV
- a CDS encoding S41 family peptidase; its protein translation is MPEEVSVLASAMEAIRTHGLNAPQSTRKMVDDILRAYAHSVDDYSDYLTATEYAAYLQSTSSDYFGVQMDLQKRRDTLLLFPFRGGLAEKSGIAAGDELIAVDGVPVYGKSVYVVGALIRGTEGETVQLTLRTGRALARTVTLRRQRTRYQSVSWTALNQANSIQITRFTKDTETQLRTLLAQMPDDGTPLLIDVRGNQGGSLISARQCADLFVEPGTVLFRLRDREGTRAILAEQPKQTAARLILIQDGGTASAAEAFMAALRSGAGALTVGSTSYGKGLAQRFLPLSDGSALLLTYAEMLTADNRAFHERGLVPDIDLPRELAVRDFTQERAVSALLDFITTNQD
- a CDS encoding vWA domain-containing protein; amino-acid sequence: MRLHTLAMALGLFLLGTLTNPHAVFSETGSADGKRTPLKIEGKESLPLRVLSRAFSRVYKAPDGNSGTVEENVPAFQSYFVYAKQGNDHDARVWYEVGPDNRGTVTGWMSSDDVFEWKQTMCLSYTHPEGRYPVLMFDKKEELEKLSALSKEKRTEAVEKYYIDIAMGDLAPDFPVVTIEPKKAVDITKEFYLLPILEFGELQLENREARILKLAAVTGEGAAARESSDIRTNKDYLQEAVQDSTTISPATLDKLAIDIVWVMDTTNSMMPYITQTLKVVEEASKHISANSQLAQAVKFGVWGYRDSTSIPDIGYNVKNYTPQLQSIDQFVSTLKTVDVSTAGSQGYAEDVFSGVNGAVDETAWTPNAIRFVILVGDAPAHEAGHKWNASGQNQATLRSLANDRNITLYAIHIKDPQAEQYHATAAEQFQVLSTNRGAEGGPAYYSTSSADLLGFEHVTKSVTDSIIGFLEKVDQEKNKALTAAVDKGGAKAAASTKGSDFDVTLSEGETGKHGGDAPPSAKTATASAPEKSVNLDLFEEGQAAPSSKEPAAQPTPQSLANAALKAAFVQWIGSQAGAQAPRDVVAWVTDKDLLTTDIQSLEVRLLINKRQLDSLRETLKTILAAGRKGQISGEDFFSSLQAAAATTARDPEMIKRASSLSQSGLIPEFLSGLPYKSRIMDMNNELWSSWSVDEQDMFLADLEARIMAYETIHDGPEGWVRLNKSDDPSEYVYPISLELLP
- a CDS encoding ABC transporter ATP-binding protein, whose amino-acid sequence is MGDIVYTLREVEKVRSKGGVTFTLRIPHLEIRRGEFCSVVGASGCGKSTLLDMLALVLEPTRAGHFSLRMVRGGKVEECAVLGLAENRAARIRRSTIGYVLQSGGLLSFLSVRENILLTAQISGIKVTQAEFIALIDVLGLGDQLDKKPQYLSGGQRQRVAVARALIHRPMIILADEPTAAVDYPTALDIRDELHGLARQMGTAVIMVTHDRSLVADIADSRVRFAVTRIGRTETLSTALIGAETAEAENLVGGAA
- a CDS encoding FtsX-like permease family protein, with product MILRLAFRDIVHDRLLSACLVLAIASIIAPLLILFGLQFGTIETLRNRLVEDPKNREIRPLTTQSFSREWFAHLRATSPEVAFVVPMTRQIAASIIATSANGERREPLSLLATAPGDPLLVENGVAVPETGSCVLTESAARALEVSVGGQLIFSTQRIVQGRYEQGGFAIRVAGILEERATGLRVAYVPLEVIEAVEDYKDGRAVPAYGWQGELPTAYPVFDGAMVLTPEPLSKLEEVLLINNTGFAQVKALGTEEAARVLGHASRPHWSLYTLTVKQRSATEANLQAVSNKLRGKGAIVVPWIEPLEVVLHGTESTSPVSVRLQVRGDENWAVTGVPAKGTEASARGGEPRTLIVSQDIPLADGPATLVVRTLDRELRLPVLLRKGGGAPAVAEASAVFAGQLNLLRWRNVHYDAQADALLLSRQGYAGFRLYATTIDAVATVQRRLENEGIAVHTERERIGEVRRLDQYTTLIFWLIASVGVVGGISALTASLYASVERKKKELNVLRLLGLLKRELLLFPIAQGLMLSSGALLLAAALFAVVARLINHLFREHLQAAESLCALSPVHFLLLTAGVWGLSVLAATVAALRATRLDPAEALRDE